The sequence acccaaaacaattaagaaaatggtaataggaacataaatgtcaataaaagtgtaaatggattaaatactccaagcaaaagacacagactaactgaatggacacaaaaacaaaacccttataTATACTGTCTCCAAGaagccacttcagacctagggacaaatacagactgaaaggaaggggatgggaaaagatattccaagcaaatggaagtcaaaagaaagctggagtagcaatactcatatcagacaaattaggctttaaagACTATTTCAACAGACAAGGAAAGTACTACATAATAATCataggatcaatccaagaagaagagataacaattgtaaatatctatgcacccaacataggagcacctcaatacaaaaggcaaatgctaacagccataaaaaggcaaattgatagtaacaccccacttacaccaatggacagatcatcaaaacagaaaataaaaaagaaaacacaagctttaaatgatacattagaccatattgactaaattgatatttataggacagtcaatccaaaaactacagaaatcactttcttctcaagtgcacacagaacattctgcaAGATAGATCataccttgggtcacaaatcaagccttggtaaatttaagaaaattgaaatcatattaggcgtcttctccaaccacaatgacatgagactagatatcaattacaggaaaaaaaatgtaaaatgtacaaacacatggagactaaacaatatgttattaaacaaccaagaaatcactgaaaaaatcaaagaggaaatgaaaaaattcctATAAccaacgacaatgaaaacacaacaacccaaaacctatgggatgcagcaaaagtagttctaagagggaagtttagagcaatagagtcctacatcaaaaaaaaaaataagaaaaatataaaataaacaacataaacttacacctgaaacaattagaggaaaagaacaaaatacccaaagtgagcagaaggaaagacatcataaagatcggatcagaaataaacaaaaaaagaaatgaatgaaacaataacaaagatcaataaaactaaaagctggttctatgggaagataaacaaaattaacaaaccattagccagactcatcaggaaaaaaagggagaagatgcaaatcaacagaattagaaatgaaaaaggggaagcaataattgacaccacagaaatacaaaagatcgtgagagactactacaagcaactatatgccaataaattggataacctagaataaaaggataaatgcttagaaaagtacaatcttccaagactgaacaaggaagaaatagaaaatataaacagaccaatcacaagcacagaaattgagactgtgattagaAATCTCCCAACCAACAAAAGCCcaggccagatggcttcaaaggcgaattctatcaaacatatagAGAAGCactaacacatatccttctcaaactcttccaaaatatagcagaaggaggaatactcccaaactcattctacaaggccaccatcaccctgataccaaaaccaggcaaagatgtcacaaaaaaagaaaattacaggccagtagcactgatgaatatagattcaaacatcctcaacaaaatactagcaaacagaatccaacagcattttgaaaagatcatacatcatgatcaagtggggtttatccctggaatgcaaggattcttcaatatatgcaaatcaatcaatgagatacatcatattaacaaattgaggaTAAAacctatatgatcatctcattagatgcagaaaaacttttgacaaaattcagcctccatttatgataaaagctctccagaaaatgtgcacagaaagaaattacctcaacataataaaagccatatatgacaaaccaacagccaatatgaatctcaatggtgaaaaacagaaagcattccctctaagaacaggaacaagacaagggtggcactctcaccactattattcaacatagttttggaagatttagccacagcaatcagagaagaaaaagaaataaaaggattgcagtttggaaaataagtaaaaatgtcactgtttgcagatggcatgatattatacatagaaaaccctaaagactctaccagaaaactgctagcactaattgatgaatttagtaaagtagcaggatacaaaattaatgcacagaaatctcttgcattcctatacactaacaatgaaagcacagaaagagaaattaaggaaacactctttcaccattgcagcaaaaagaataaaatacctaggaataaacctgcccaaggaggcaaaagacctgtatgcagaaaacaataagacactaATGGAAAAAATCAATgacaatacaaacaaatggaggcacataccatgttcttggattggaagaatcaatattgtgaaaatgattatactacctaaagcaatttacagattcaatgcaatccctatcaaattaccaatggcattttcacagaactagagcaagaaatattatgatttgtatggaaatgcaaaagaccctgaatagccaaagcagtcttgagatggaaagacaaagctgcaggaatcaggctccctgacttcaaactatagtacaaggctacagtgatcaagacactatagtactggcacaaaaacagaaatatgtcaatggaacagaatagagagcccagaggtaaacccaagcacatatgggcatcttatctttgataTAGgaggcaaatatatacaatggaaaaaagacagcctcttcaataagtggtcctgggaaaactggacagctacaagtaagagaatgaaattagaacacttcctaacaccatacacaaaaataaactccaaatggattaaagacctaaatgtgaagctaaacagtataaaactcttagaggaaatcataggcagaacactctatgacatacatcaaagcaagatccttcttgacccacctcctagaataatggaaataaaatcaagaatacacaaatgcaacctaatgaaacttaaaagcttttgcacagcaaaagaaaccataatcaaggcaagaagacagccctcagaatgggagaaaatatttgccaatgaagcaactgacaaaggattaatctccaaaatatacaagcagatcatgcagcttaataccaaaaaagcaaataacccaatctacaaatgggagGAAggcctaaataaacatttctccaaagaagacatgcagattgctaaaaaaaacacctgaaaagattctcaaaatcactaatcattagagaaatgcaagtcaaagccacaaagagttatcaccacacaccagtcagaatggccatcatcaaaaaaactagaaacaataaatgctgaagaggatgtggataaaaggaaccctcctgcactgttggtaggaatgttaGTACAGCTACCATGGGAAACAGTTTGGgggttccttaataaactaaaaatggaactaccatatgacccagcaatcccactactgtgcatataccctaagaaaaccataatcctaaaagaaacatgtaccataatgttcattgcagcagtgtttagaatagccaggattttgaagaaacctaaatgcccaccaatagatgaatggataaagaagatgtggcacatgtatacaatggaatattactcacccataaaaaaagaatgaaattcagttatttgtaatgaggtggatagacctagaatctgtcatacagaccgaagtaagccagaaagaggaaaactagtaccctatgctaactcatatatatggaatcttaaaaaaaaatggtactgatgaacccagtgacagggcaagaataaaaatgcagaagtagagaatggactcgagAATACAGGGTGCggggagtggggttgggggggtgcgggcaaaggggaagctgggacaaagtgagagagtaacatagacatatatacacaaccaaatgtaaaatagatagctcatggaaatttcctgcataacataaggagataaacttgatgatgggtgatgacttaaagggccaggatagggagggtgggagggaaccaggggagggtggggatatatgtataaatacagctgattcactttggtgtacctcaaaaattggaacatcagtgtaaagcaattttattccaataaaagcaaaaaaataaataaaactgtaataCTTCCAGGATGAAACACAGGAGAACACATTTGTGGTCTTGAGTTTGGCAAAGATCTTTCAGTTATAACATTAAAAGCTCGAttcataaaataagttaataaattagagtttatcaaaattaaaaatgtctgctcttCAGAAGAcacatatgatccagccattccacccTTATATGTttacccaagataaatgaaactatatgatcagaaaaaaatacatttttactgtACTGCCTGACAAGTTTATTAGGGAAAAACATTAATTTCTCAAAAAGCTAATTTCACAGCTTTAgctgtaatagccccaaactggaaacaattcatatgtccatcaacagatgaatggataagcaaactgtgCTATATTTTACTATGGAATCCTACTCAGCAATTAAGAGGAATTTACTACTGGTACATGCAACAACAAGGacaaatcttaaaataattatgatgagagaaaagaatcaaatgaaaagagtacatattctatgattctatttattcaaaaatttcgGATTTGGAAACTAGTCTTTAATTACAGAAAATGAATTAGGCAGACAGGAAGAACATGAGGACCTGATGATGCTGGGACAGGATGAAACTTCTGGGGGTTTGGGAGTGGTGTGTATATTCACTCTCTTGATTGCTGTGTAGCTTTAATATGTACAATttgctgtatatcaattataactcaataaagctgtaaaaccaaattaatgttttttttttaaatctgatgaAACGTTTGTTTGGGTAATTGCTCTGATGGTGGCATTAGTCTCAAAGACTATatcataaatggaaaataaaaaaggatgacTTTAAAAGGAAAGGCCATTAATTtggggctttttaaaattattttatttatttatttatttgtttgtttgtttatttatttatttatggctgtgttgggtctttgttgctgtgtgcaggctttctctagctgtggcaagtgagcaggggctactcttcactgagatatgtgggcttctcactgctctcttgttgcagagcttgggctctaggcatccgggcttcaatagttgcagcacatgggcttagcagtTTTGGCTTGccagctctagagcacgggcttagtttgttgtggtgcgtgggcttggTTGCTtcatggtatgtggaatcttcctggaccagggctcgaaccctgcattggcaggcggattttttaccactcactaccagggaagtcccaggccatTAGTTTAGTTTTGAATCAACTGACATTGATGCCTGAGTTTATCCAAATGCAGATTTCAATAAGTTTTAGATAAATGTGACATATTATTCCTGAAGAATAAGATTTGAGTCACCAAACTCCTAGAATATCTTCTCATGGAGGCAACATCTTAGTAAGGATTTAGTTAGTTACTTAGTTAGTTATTTAGTTGCACCAGGTCCtagatgtggcacacaggatctttattTCCACGtgtaggatctttgttgtggcatgtaggctctttTAGTTGTTGTGTACAGGATCTAGTtacctgatcagggattgaacctgggccccctgtattgggagcatggactcttaaccactggaccaccagggaattcccaggatttATTCTTATTATCACATAGTTGTACATTTTCACCATACTGACTTTTGATTTTCATGAGAAAAAACTTATATATTTACAAAGCTAATTTTACAATGCATTAAGGGAATTCATAAGTCTTCTAGTCATTAGCAAGGAACAAAACCCTAGGGAAACTTGAAGATGACAACAGGCTTAGAATCCCAAGGGAAGCGATATTGTACACATCTTCCAGAGTCCTGTGTGGAAAAAAGCGGCTCTTTTCTTTCGGATATGCCTTTGAGAAGTTCTGAAAGCTCAGGCAAGTGTAGGATCCTGTTAATTAAAGTGAAAGGACAGAAATCCCACAGGGCAACTTAAATGAGGCCCTAAGCACTATTAAGTTACCAGAATCAAGAAGGTTTGCTTCCTTTTATGAAATACCTCACTTGGTTTCCCTCAAACCCAGCTCATATTTAACCTGCAGTTTATTTTGGAGTCACAAACTGGCCTCAGGGCTAAGCCTGTGAATCGACAAAAGTGAAGACGTGTTGATCTCTGTCAATATCATGTTAGATATGTGTTTTCATTCCTTAAAGATGCAAGGTGTCTCTGTGAGAATAGTCATCACCCACTGAACAAAATTCTGAAAACCATCATTTACAAGGGAAAAAGATCGGCTGCTCTTAGAAAAGCTTAAGAGATTATCAACTTAGAACAATCTCCTGAGGTTGGTCATTTTCTTGGCATTTTCTAGTCATTATAAGCATTTTGTGATGCATGAAATTCCAATCATTGGAGACAGATTATTGAGGCAGGGCTTGGGTAGAATTATATGAATGACTGTGACAATAGTCAATCATCCTGTACTTAAATTCAGCCCTTCCTCTAAGTAGCTAAacctttaccaaaaaaaaaaaaaaaaaaaaaaaaaaaaaaaaaaaaaaaaaaacttgccacTTTTTACCTCGGCTAGAGCATTTTCATGATTAAAGCTCTAAAAGGATATGGAGACCATTTAGCTTGCCTGTTTCCTATGCTATATTTTACAGCACAGCAACAAATGATTTGTGTGAGGTAACCTTGCCAGCACAAAAAAAACCTTCAGCCACACTTCTGGTATTCTCATTACCTGTTCAGTGTTCTGGAAATAGAGATGAAACATGAATCCTGACATGACAGACTAGGCACTCAGGATATGTCATATACTTGTGAAAACTTGGGCAAATCTCTGAATCATTCAACatcagtttctttgtctgaaaaGTAGAgataatactattttttttcatagaactgTGGATTATTCATTCTTCAGTCATTTACTAGTACTTTCTGTGTTCAATGAATAACATTAAATATAGAGGTTATCAAGATAAATGAGACATGGTCACAGCACTCAAGAAACTCATGGACTAGTTGTGGAGACATAGAAATTAAACATGAAAAAGGTgagaataataatatattatgaaGGACAGTTTGAAAGCTGTTAACTTCTTTATAAATATTGCTTAGCTAATGATTCTTCACATTGTCAGGCACAATCACTCCCTCCTTCAGCCTTCTATCAAGCCCCCTTAACTATTTCTGCAGCCTCTCCAATTTTTTCCTGTCTCACTTCAGTGCTGTGTCCAACTGCACCTTCCTTTTTCTGCTCTCCCAGCATCACTGTTGATATTTCACTCTGCTATTTCTAAGCAACCTGTAGCACACTTCACATTTCCAGCACCTCAATCCCCCATTCTCTTTTTTCAGCACTCAGGTGTGCCTACTCATTGTGGGCCCCTGTGAAAGCAATTTATAAGAAGGAGAACATCCTTCAGCTCTATGGCATTTGAGAGGCAGAAGTTCCTGGCTATAAAGCTGCTCAGAATCGTGGTTTGAAAATTTACTCTGATCACTGAAAGATGTTGGGAACTTATataacctctctatgcctctgTTTCACTTCAGCAAAAATGGATATTATACTAATACTATGAAcctatttcttgaatgaatatttgtgtcatctttagtAGGTACTACTTAATGCTTGGTAAGCAAATTCTCACCATTTGCTTTCTGCTCTGTTATTGCAAAGATCACCTTATTTGTTGGGATGTTGAAATGGATGAACTCTACAATCCCTAGAAATTTCCTATATCCCACCCCATTCTCTGCTCTTACTGGATCTCCTGGAGCCCAGGCTCCAGGGTCTATCTCTGGAATACCTGATGGAAGAATGAGAGGAAGCAGCTCTCTTCCTCAGCCCCACTCCCTACTCTGCTTTGTCTCCAGTCGAGAGGAACTTAAGGTCTTGATGAGGTTCAGGGGAgagttttaaatatgttttcctcCAGAAACAGCCAGGTGGGTGATAACTATCATAGGATTCTACAGAGAGAACATATAAGCCACTGATACTAGAGGTAGAAGTTTTTGATTTTCGGTTTCTGTTGACATTTAGGACAATGGAGGTGGTAGCAGTGTGGTGGGTGTAACCGTGAAAACAGAACTGGAGCTAAGAGCCCAgttatttctctcctcttctttattCCTCCCTCTCATCAACTGCATTATTCCCTTATTCCCCATTTCTAAGGTGCCCCaccctgttttccttttcctacaGTATAAAATGACCAAAAGGGATTAATCTGAATTAATAAGCAGTGGTCCAAGAGCAAGAGActtctttgcttttatatttgttGGTGATAAATGTTCACTGTTTTCAAATACACATTCTAGTTCTAAAGAGGTCCACAATCTGCACATCATATCTACTACTTTTGGAAATAGGATCTGGCTGCATCCCAGTGTTTAGTCCTGTTCTAGTGCTGAGCTTGGAACCAGGTTGCCAATTGGAATTAAGTTGATGGAAAATAACTCTCACCCAATTTGAAGAATTGAGTGTATGTATTTATCTAGGTAAGCACGATCTCTACCTCTCTTCATAGAAAATTCAGATTTCATGGTAAACATCTTAGAATTAGATCATGAAGAGTAGTAAATTTTTGTCACAGTTAGAGCTCTGATTCTATAACAATTTTTTGTGATTGAGAAAATCTTAGATTCTCTAAAACTATTTCACTTTCATACATACTAGAAGAAACATATTTCTCACAAACTGTACTTTATGAGAAAGAGCCATAAGAAaagtttgttaaaataaaaacatgaacaatTTGATTGATTCACATAAGTGATTACTCATAAGTGATTAGAGAGACCCAGGTCTTTAGAAGCCTCAAAAGTGACCCACAAACAGAGTTTTCATAATATTAATGTATATGGTACATGCTGACAAtatcacaaaagaataaaattgggattcattttattttttggccacactgcaggtcatgtgggatcttatttcccagaccagggatctagggatcaaacctgtgtcctctgcagtggaagcatggagtcttaaccattgggtTGCCAGGGAAGACCCTGGACATCATCTTAGTCAGCATGTttcctgttcttctttctcctttactttccCTAATATCTTTATGCTTCTCCTCttcctattttaattattttacctcCATTCCCaactcctttttctcttcctaattCTTATTCAACTCCTTTTCTCATGAATTATTTAACTCTAGATTTGGATGATCTCTGACAGCAGGAAGACATAACTCTTGAGCACTGAGTTTGTCAAAGtaaggaaatatttcattttcatgtgtTAGCAAAACTGAATAATAGCAAAGATACGATAATCTTGAAATATCTGCATTCCAAAAATTTCCAATACACTCATCCATTTTATGATCCACCCTACAAAATTGTACTGAGGGTACAATATGTTGGGATTATCGAATACATATATCAAAGTTACTGCTCTGTTACAAGTGCTGCAATTCAAAggaaatcaaatatttaaaatagaaggtAAAACCTGTGACATACCACTGGAAAGGTAGAGAAATTTGTGTTGGCAAAATttataggaagaagaaaacacCTTCTGATTTGGTAGGGAATGGAGAGAGTTTTGAGAAGACTTAAAAAAGGTCTTGATGTGTGATCAGGAAGTTAAATGATGGGAAGGATTTGATACAGGTTTTACTAGAGGGAGGCTGGCCTAAATAAAAGGAGAACTACATGAGTAAATGCATGGAGATGGAAAGATGTAATCTTTTATAAGATTTTGGTTTAAgttattaaaagggaaaaagttTATTGCAATACAAAAAAATTGGCCACGTAAATTAGTGATAAATTTGTTGAGTGTTTAAATTCCAATATAAGCATCATTGagtttcattcacttatttatggAGAACATCTCAAAAGTTGCCCTGGAGAGTGACTCAGTCACAGCTATGCTTTAAGATGATTATGGTTTGAAGGAGCAGACTGGACAATCAGGAGAAGGGGCAATAAAGACTTAGAATTGAGCAAAATAATAGGTTTGGAAAAGAGGGTAGTGTCTGAGAGATACTGATAGTTAAATATGGCTGGGCCAAgtaactaaatatataaagaaagataGTCAAAGGTGGTCTCAAGGTTATAAGCCTAAATGTTTGTGTTAGAGGAGAAGTAATGGCTGAAATAATGAGATGGAAGTTAAGTTCAGTTTTGGACTGGTGAATTGGAAGTGTTGGCAGGATATGTAGTGAAGGCATTTAAGAAGGTGTTGGATTACAGAAATGAGCTCAGAAGAGTAGAGGCAGGTTAATATGTTGTTCTGAGAGCTTAAACTCATGGAATCAGGACCAGTTTCATTCATGCAGTCATAGAGTGTCCTGTACTTAGGAGGGTCCCATGCATGATTTAATGCTCTAatgttgctgtcttgaaattttaataattttgaaaaaatggtACCATGTTTTTTTAAGGgttgtatttttatcttttttttctgtttttataattttattgaaatagtcaatttacaatgttgtgttagtttcaggtgtacagaaaactaattcagtaacacacacacacacacacacacacacacacacacacgagggtgagtcaaaaattatccccactctggttgaagaatttacagaagtttttatATAACTGGAGTACAGAAAATTTTTGACCCACACTCATATATAGTCTTTTataggttcttttccattatgggatattaaactttcatttttaatttaatttttattagggtatagttgtttaaaatgttgtgttagtaaaAGGTACCACATTTTAATTTTGGCATGTAAAATATGTAGTTGTTCCTACAGTGGCTATGAAGGATTGATAAAGGAGATCATATAGACAGAAGAGAGGAGTATCTACTTGAGACATTTGGAGAAATGGTCCCATTAATAAGTTAGAAACTAAAAGGAGACCAAAATATGGAACCTCACTGTCCTAGGATATTTCAAATAATCGGTCTTTAATTCTTGGGTAAGTACTCTGTGTACATATGAAGCAATTTTTAAATAGTGGAATAAAATGATCAGCATTTAGTATTTATGAAACAATAAGCTAAAGACTTGCAAACCTCACTTTTTTTTACTGGATTTCTGATTTATAATAAAAGGATGTGATACAAGATACAGGTGAATATTCATATGGAAGAAATACTTAGGACATGGTATATGGGCTGGGGTGTGGATGTTCCATGCCCTGTCTGAGTGTAatactctccccaaatctccacatgttcaccaccCATGAGCTCCCCAAGatgttttaaatatcattttggtCTGCTAACATATAGAAAAAATGGATAGGAAAAAAGCTAGTATAAAATAAAGGTTCACATTGTAACCAAGAGTAAGATTTAACAGCTGACCTATATTTTTCTCCCATAACACATCAGTTACCACAGAGAAAGCTGAGATATGGCAAAAAGAAGTAACATATCTACTACAGATTTCATCCTCTTGGGcctcttccctgagttccaatatGCCAGCCTTCTGGTCTACCTCATCCTTCTGGTCTACCTCATTGCCCTCACAGGGAACTCCATCCTCATCTTCTTGATCTGGATGGATGTCCACCTCCACACTCCCATGTACTTCTTACTCAGCCAGCTCTCCCTCATTGACTTGTTCTACATCTCCAGCTCAGTTCCTAAGATGGTCATCAACCACTTTTTAGGAAAGCACAGCATTTCTTTCATTGGCTGTGGAACCCAAATGTTCCTCTGCCTGAGTCTAGGTGGTGCTGAGTGTCTCCTTCTAACCCTCATGTCCTATGACCGATTTGTGGCTGTTTGTAAACCCCTGCATTACACAATCATCATGAACTCTAAGGTCTGCTTGCTAATGGCAATGGCATCATGGACTGAGGGAGCTCTAAATTCACTAATTCACACCATCTACACCATGCATTTTCCTGTCTGTGGTCTGAAGGAGATAAATCACTTCTTCTGTGAGATGCCAGCCATCTTGAAGCTATCCTGTGAGGACACATCAGATTATGAGATGGTAGTATTTGTGGTAAGTATCATATTTATCCTTATCCCTTTTAGCCTCATAATGGCCTCCTACATTCGAATCTTCCTCACTGTTCTCAGAATGAATTCTCCTGAGGGGAGGAACAAAGCCCTAGCCACGTGCTCTTCTCACCTGACTGTGGTGAGTCTTTATCTGGGGTCAGGCATAGTGGTGTACATGACACCTGGCTCCTCCCACACCCCAGCACTGGATCAAGGTCTTTCCATGTTCTATACTATACTGACTCCCATGCTAAATCCCATTATATACAGCCTGAGGAACAGGGAAGTGGTGGGGGCTCTGAGAAAGGTCCTGAGGAAGAACctcatatgaaaataatttagaaaatatcattgccataaaacaagtttcaatGTGGAAATCAAAGTACCTGGTTTGCATGTTTCCTCATCTACACAGAATTTCTATTTAGGAAGATAGATTGTTTTAGGAATGGGTTATTGAATCCACCagtaacttactgtgtttggaaCAAAATAAGTTTAGTAAAGAGTTGCTTTCATAGAAACACTTGGAAAAAAAAGGGCTTTTGTAGCAAACAGGTGGAAGCATATATAGTCTTTTCCTAATCCACCCACAAAGGTGGATGAGGAtaccaattattattttttatcatcacAGAGGTGGAGAAAGCTGGAACTGCTTATTCTAATTTTTGAGTAAGAATCATCCTGGTCTGAGAGTAGAACAAAGGAGGTGATGGGGCATTCGTTTTCTCCAGAAAGAACTGTTTCCTCCAGGTTAATGATATTTCTTTTGGTTGAGTGAAAAATACACTTATTTCTTTGACAACTATTAAGAAACAATTACctatttactttatatttctcCATCTAATTAAATTTCATTCTGATGTCATAGTTAAATTAGAATTTTTCAGAGATTTGTTAGCATCAAGTTGAGTTTCTTGTTCTTCTAATCTCATCTTCCATTATTCATCTCTCCTTTGTTTCACTCCAGCTACAGTTAACACAAGATGAATTAAATATATAACACCAACCCACTTCTTCCCTTGTTTTCTCAGACTAGAATGCTCTTCACTtcacttcttctaggtctttattcaAAAGGTCACCATATATAAAATTGTAATccttttccaatattttacaGCGCTCTTCCCTGTCAATGTTTTCTTCTTACTATTTATCACCATCTAATACAGCTTTGatgtgcttgtttatttattatgtttatccCCACCACAACGTAAACTCCATCAAGGCAAgggtttttcctgttttgttcactgctgtatcctcaaAAGATTTTGATATGTAGAACATAACAAGCACTGAATGATATCTATCAAATGAATTAAGAAGTACCTATTATAGATTCAACAGCTTACAGACACACTAGAAGTTGACTTTAAAaggatggatttttttctctagtgTAAATTTGCTACTGGCCCAGGAAGTAGGGAATTGTGTGACAGT is a genomic window of Hippopotamus amphibius kiboko isolate mHipAmp2 chromosome 15, mHipAmp2.hap2, whole genome shotgun sequence containing:
- the LOC130837307 gene encoding olfactory receptor 2T27-like — encoded protein: MAKRSNISTTDFILLGLFPEFQYASLLVYLILLVYLIALTGNSILIFLIWMDVHLHTPMYFLLSQLSLIDLFYISSSVPKMVINHFLGKHSISFIGCGTQMFLCLSLGGAECLLLTLMSYDRFVAVCKPLHYTIIMNSKVCLLMAMASWTEGALNSLIHTIYTMHFPVCGLKEINHFFCEMPAILKLSCEDTSDYEMVVFVVSIIFILIPFSLIMASYIRIFLTVLRMNSPEGRNKALATCSSHLTVVSLYLGSGIVVYMTPGSSHTPALDQGLSMFYTILTPMLNPIIYSLRNREVVGALRKVLRKNLI